The Acinetobacter chinensis genomic sequence GGTATAGTTTGTGTGACAAATACACCTTCAAGAGAAGAGTGGCAACAGATATTAAATACGCTTGAAGTTCCGGAACTGAATGAAGAAGCTCTGGATATCCTTAGTGATGAAGCGGAAGATGTTGCTCATGCACTGTCGGAAGATGAACTGGATTATCTGCCGTTGTTACCTGATGATGAACATGTGCTCGCTGACCGTGTCCAGGCACTTGCTGACTGGTGTGCAGGCGTAGTGCTGGGATTTGGACTGGCCTCAGGACATATCCGTCAGGATGAAATGGAACTGATTGAACATCTGCAGGACGTTGCAGCGGTTGAATTTGAAGAAAGTGACAATGATGAAGAAGGCGAAGAAAGCTATCAGGAACTGTATGAGTTTGTACGCCTGATTCCTGTCAGTCTTTCTTTGGGGCGCAAGAAAATTCCTGTCGATGAAAGCTCTTTGCTGAAAAACTTTTCTGCAAGATCTAAAGTTGCTGTTGAAGATAAAGCAGCAGTGGTGGAAATGTTTACGCCACATCGACCAAGCTGAAACTGAATGGAATAACCTGTCTGCAATATGGCCGGTTATTCCTCTATATATATTAAATTTTTAAAAATGATGAAGTGCTTTAATGAAGAAACTGACTCAGGCAGATTTTAAGGAACGTCGCGACCGCCTTGCTGAAGAAATGGGTCCCCACAGTATTGCCGTCATTGCAACCAGTCCTGTTGCCATGCGTAACCGCGATGCCGATTATAAATTCCGTGCTGACAGCAGTTTTTTCTGGCTGAC encodes the following:
- a CDS encoding UPF0149 family protein, translated to MQDDISGWSEWNRNFSSIEEISSPSELHGLLTGIVCVTNTPSREEWQQILNTLEVPELNEEALDILSDEAEDVAHALSEDELDYLPLLPDDEHVLADRVQALADWCAGVVLGFGLASGHIRQDEMELIEHLQDVAAVEFEESDNDEEGEESYQELYEFVRLIPVSLSLGRKKIPVDESSLLKNFSARSKVAVEDKAAVVEMFTPHRPS